A single window of Sphingobacterium sp. ML3W DNA harbors:
- a CDS encoding glutamate-5-semialdehyde dehydrogenase → MENITEQLKAALAATRDINQLESSKKELLLTDLAAALRTNVDTILFENNKDLQLLNLDDPKRDRLVLNKERVAALAQSVLDVAKLPDPAAQLLSRQVLENGLILEKKAVPLGVVAVIYESRPNVTIDVAALCLRSGNVCLLRGGTDAFHTNSILVQIIHEVLLQHQLNPNVVQLLPTDRKFVLELLTATKYVDIIIPRGSQSLIDFVRSHAKVPVIETGAGVCHTYVEQSASIDKAIAVVANAKISRPSVCNALDTVLLDREIADIFLKDITIPFKEASVEIFADEHSFMVLNQLGYPYLQKANEADFGREFLDLKCSIKVLDGLDQALDHIATYSSRHSECIISNDSKKLERFMNAVDAAAVYANASTRFTDGGEFGLGAEIGISTQKLHARGPFALEKLVTEKWFVTGNGQIR, encoded by the coding sequence ATGGAAAATATTACAGAACAACTAAAAGCAGCTTTAGCTGCAACTCGGGATATCAATCAATTGGAGTCCTCGAAGAAGGAATTACTCCTAACTGATTTGGCTGCTGCACTGCGGACGAATGTCGATACTATTCTTTTCGAAAATAATAAAGATCTGCAACTTTTGAATTTAGATGACCCCAAGAGAGATCGATTGGTTTTGAATAAGGAAAGGGTAGCGGCATTAGCACAAAGTGTTTTAGATGTAGCCAAGCTACCAGATCCAGCTGCACAGTTATTGAGCAGACAGGTATTGGAGAACGGTTTAATATTGGAGAAAAAGGCTGTTCCCTTAGGTGTGGTCGCTGTGATTTATGAATCAAGGCCTAATGTAACCATCGATGTTGCGGCGCTCTGTTTGCGATCCGGAAATGTTTGTTTATTAAGAGGTGGTACCGATGCTTTTCATACCAATAGCATATTGGTGCAAATCATTCATGAAGTGCTGTTGCAGCATCAGCTTAATCCCAATGTGGTACAGCTATTGCCAACTGATCGGAAATTTGTGTTGGAATTGCTAACAGCAACAAAATATGTCGATATCATTATCCCAAGAGGTTCCCAATCCCTGATTGATTTTGTACGGAGCCATGCTAAAGTTCCTGTGATTGAAACGGGTGCTGGGGTATGCCATACCTATGTAGAACAATCGGCCTCTATCGACAAAGCAATTGCTGTTGTAGCGAATGCAAAAATATCAAGACCTTCGGTTTGTAATGCTTTGGATACCGTTTTGTTGGATAGGGAAATTGCGGATATATTTTTGAAAGATATCACGATTCCCTTTAAAGAGGCCAGTGTGGAGATCTTTGCTGATGAGCATAGTTTTATGGTCTTAAATCAACTTGGTTACCCTTATTTGCAAAAAGCAAATGAAGCAGATTTCGGTCGAGAGTTTTTAGATCTAAAATGCTCTATTAAAGTATTGGATGGACTTGACCAAGCATTGGATCATATTGCCACCTATTCTTCGAGGCATTCTGAATGTATTATTTCCAATGATTCAAAAAAATTGGAACGATTTATGAACGCTGTAGATGCTGCTGCCGTGTATGCCAATGCTTCGACACGGTTTACCGATGGTGGAGAATTTGGACTGGGAGCAGAGATTGGAATTTCTACGCAAAAACTCCATGCAAGAGGGCCTTTTGCGCTAGAAAAGTTAGTGACTGAAAAATGGTTTGTAACAGGTAACGGACAAATAAGATAA
- the proB gene encoding glutamate 5-kinase — MKKPIVVIKFGSASITTKDGDVDERIVLEIARQTAQLQQHYNIVLVSSGAVAAGKKYLQHYSGTLSERKAAAAIGNPLLLQIYSTYFKPFKIALAQSLCERQHFANRDQFVQLKSTYEMLWKNNIIPVANENDVVSNKELKFSDNDELATLIAVGFGAEKILFSTSVPGVLDAAGMVIPELKVIDKAALSLARKDKSSVGLGGMTSKLNFARLANQMGIQAVIFSMQTENALLKAIKGETGTVCLPQTKKVSSRQKWLASGSLIKGKVIVDAGAVEALLHRKSLLLVGVKAIAEQFEEGEVFHIFDEADNIIAVAKSKWDVAVLMEKEQRTDIVLAHADDIVLL; from the coding sequence CAATAGTTGTCATCAAGTTTGGCTCAGCTTCTATTACGACTAAGGATGGGGATGTAGATGAACGAATCGTATTGGAGATTGCAAGACAGACAGCTCAATTACAGCAGCACTACAATATTGTATTGGTTTCTTCAGGAGCAGTGGCTGCAGGAAAAAAATATTTACAACACTATTCAGGGACATTATCCGAGCGAAAAGCCGCAGCAGCTATTGGCAACCCACTATTATTACAAATCTACAGTACCTACTTCAAGCCGTTTAAAATTGCATTGGCACAAAGCTTATGCGAAAGGCAACATTTTGCAAACAGAGACCAATTTGTGCAACTGAAAAGCACCTATGAAATGTTATGGAAAAATAATATTATTCCTGTAGCAAATGAAAATGATGTGGTGAGCAATAAGGAATTGAAGTTTTCTGACAATGATGAGTTAGCCACATTGATCGCTGTCGGTTTCGGTGCTGAAAAAATACTATTCAGTACTTCGGTTCCGGGAGTATTGGATGCTGCAGGAATGGTGATTCCAGAATTAAAAGTTATCGATAAAGCGGCACTGTCTCTTGCGAGAAAGGATAAATCTTCGGTAGGTTTGGGAGGTATGACTTCTAAATTGAATTTTGCACGTTTGGCTAACCAGATGGGTATTCAAGCCGTAATATTTAGTATGCAGACAGAAAATGCCTTATTGAAAGCAATCAAAGGGGAGACGGGAACGGTTTGCCTACCGCAAACTAAAAAAGTCTCCTCGCGTCAAAAATGGTTGGCAAGTGGAAGTTTAATCAAAGGTAAGGTAATTGTTGATGCAGGGGCAGTTGAGGCGCTGCTGCACCGTAAAAGCCTGTTGCTGGTAGGTGTGAAGGCCATTGCTGAACAGTTTGAAGAAGGGGAGGTGTTCCATATTTTTGATGAGGCTGACAATATAATCGCAGTCGCAAAATCAAAATGGGATGTTGCCGTATTAATGGAAAAAGAACAACGCACGGATATTGTTCTGGCACATGCCGATGATATCGTATTGTTATAG